The Deinococcus apachensis DSM 19763 genome includes a region encoding these proteins:
- a CDS encoding GIY-YIG nuclease family protein — MTGPTAPRRYKGFTPTAGVYRILHLPSGRTLLGASPHAQGMLNRLRFQFTLGSFPGKTLQGDWNADGEAAFRFEILDVLAPDANGEVGDADLAELLNLWEERLALPAGQRYGAKGA; from the coding sequence ATGACCGGTCCCACCGCCCCCCGCCGCTACAAGGGCTTTACCCCCACTGCCGGGGTCTACCGCATCCTCCACCTTCCGTCCGGCCGGACCCTTCTTGGCGCCAGCCCCCACGCCCAGGGGATGCTCAACCGGCTCCGTTTCCAGTTCACCCTGGGCAGCTTTCCGGGGAAGACCCTGCAGGGCGACTGGAACGCGGATGGCGAGGCCGCCTTCCGCTTCGAGATCCTCGACGTGCTCGCCCCGGACGCGAACGGGGAGGTGGGGGACGCCGACCTGGCGGAACTCCTGAACCTGTGGGAGGAACGGCTCGCGCTGCCCGCCGGGCAGAGGTACGGAGCGAAGGGGGCCTGA